Below is a genomic region from Tepidiforma bonchosmolovskayae.
TTGCCGCTCTCCCACGCAAGCCCGGTCGCCGGCTTCGGCTCGAAGATCGGGCGCCGCGGCGCTTCCTCCGCGGTCGGCTTCGCCGCGGCCTCCGGCTTCGGTTCGGCCAGGTCCGGCGGCGGCCACGGCTCGTCCGGGTCGCTGTTCAGCAGACGCACGAGCTGCTCGCCTTCCAGCGTTTCGACCTCGATGAGCACACTCGCCAGCTTATCGAGGAGCTTCCGGTGCTCGAGCAGGATCTTCGTCGCTGTCGCGTGCGCCTCGTCGATCAGCTCCCGCACCTCCTCGTCGATCTCCTCGGCAATCTTTTCGCTGTAGTCCCGCGTCTCAGAGATTTCACGGCCCAGGAAGATGAGCTCCTCGGTCTTCCCGAACGTCCGCGGGCCGAGCTTCTTGCTCATCCCCCAGCGGGTCACCATCGACCGTGCGATGCGCGTCACCTGCTGGATATCGCTCGACGGCCCGGTCGAGGCTTCGCCGAACACGATCTCCTCCGCAGCGAGTCCGCCGAGCGCGCTCGCCATGCGGTCCTTGAACATCGAGGGCGTGTGGTAGCTGGTGTCCTCCCCGAGGAACCGGGTGTGCCCGCCGCTCATCCCCCGGGAGACGATCGTCACCTTGTACACGGGGTCGTGGTGCTTCAGGAAGTGCGCAACGATGACATGCCCGCCTTCGTGGTAGGCCGTGACCTTCTTCTCGAGGTCGCTCATTACCTTGCTCTTCCGCTCCGGCCCGAGGATGACCCGGTCGATCGCCTCGAGGAACTCCTTCATCGTGATGATCTTCTTGTTCCGCCGGGCGGCCAGGATGGCCGCTTCGTTCACGAGGTTCGCAAGGTCGGCCCCGGAGAAGCCGGATGTCGCCTTCGCGAGCACCGCGACATCGACGTCGTCGGCAATCGGTTTGCCCTTCATGTGGACGTTCAGGATCGCCTCGCGCCCCTTGATGTCCGGCGCGTCGAGCACGACCTTCCGGTCGAAGCGCCCCGGCCGGAGCAGCGCCGGGTCAAGGATGTCGGGGCGGTTCGTCGCGGCGATGACGATGACGTTCGTGCCCGTATCGAACCCGTCCATCTCGACGAGAATCTGGTTCAGCGTCTGCTCGCGCTCATCGTGGCTGCCGCCCAGGCCGGCCCCGCGCTGCCTGCCGACCGCGTCGATTTCGTCGATGAACACGATGCACGGCGCGTTCTTCTTCGCCTGGTCGAACAGGTCGCGCACCCGGCTGGCGCCCACGCCGACGAACATCTCGACGAACTCGGAGCCGGAGATGCTGAAGAACGGCACGCCCGCCTCGCCCGCTACCGCCCGCGAGAGGAGCGTCTTGCCGGTGCCCGGCGGCCCCACGAGCAGCACGCCCTTGGGTATCCGCGCACCCAGCGCCGCGAATTTCTCCGGGTACTTGAGGAACTCGACCACCTCGGCGAGTTCCTCTTTCGCTTCATCAACACCGGCGACGTCGGCGAACGTGACGGTGACTTTGCTCCCGGTGAAGAGGCGGGCCCGGCTCTTGCCGAAGCTCATCGCCTGCGAATTCGACCCCTGGGCCTGGCGCATGATCAGCAGCAGGAACAGCCCGAACAGCAGGAACGGCAGGATGTTCAGCAGCAGGCCGAGGAACGGCCCAAACCCCGAGCTGTCCTTGTACTCCAGGTTGACGGCAGGAACGCCCTCCGCTGTCCCGGGCGCCCGGCTCAGGGCCACACCGCGCTGCGTCAGGATGTCCTCGATGTTCGTGTTCGGCCCGGCCTTCGCCGTGACGACCTTCCCCGTCTCTTCGTTGGCCTGCCGGATGTACGTGACCGTCAGGGTGCGCCCGTCAACCTCGATCTTCTCGATGCGCCCGCGTTCAGCGTCCGTGATCACCTGCCCGAATTCGACCGACTGGTGGTCGCTGCCGTTGGCGAAGAACGCGAAGAAGATCGCGATGACCGCAACGATGACGAGGAGCCAGAAGAAACTGTTGCGAATCCAGCGGGAATACAATAGGGAACTCCGTGATGGCGCAGTCGGGGCCTGCGCACGAATCGAGTATAGCAGGTGCCCCGGGCCGTGCCCGCCGCCGATGTAAGCGGCGCTGTACGCTCCGGGCGCCCGTGCAGGGGCCTCCATTATGGATACGTCACCGCCGCGCACCTGGCGCAGCACCCGCCCCCAGCCCTCACGGACGCACCTTTCGCTCCCTGTCCTTCCAGCCGCTACGCTGTACGCCATCCCCACACGCGTTCCAGCTCTGAGGAGGCTGCATGAAGCTCGCATTCGTCGGCGGCACGGGTCCTGAAGGTCTCGGGCTTGCCATGCGTTTCGCCCGCGCCGGGCACGAGGTTGCCATTGGCTCCCGTTCTGCCGAGCGCGGCGAAGAAGCGGCCGCGAAGGTCCGCGAGGCCGTGCCCGGCGCTGCTGCCGCGGGCGGCGACAACGCCTCCGTTGTCCGCGATGCCGACGTCGTTTTTCTCACCTTCCCGTACAGCGGACAGGCGGCCACGCTCGAAGCGCTCGCCGGCGCCCTCGCCGGGAAGATTGTCTGCAATGTCGTTGCCCCGCTCGAGTTCCGGCAGGGCGTCGGTGCGGTCGCCCTCGATGTCCCCGGCGGGAGCGCCCTCCAGGAGGCGATCGCCCAGCTCCCCGAGTCCCGCGTCGTCAGCGCGTTCCAGAACCTCAGCGCTGAGGAGCTCCAGCACCTCGACCACCCGATCGAGGCCGACGTCCTCGTCTGCGGCAAAGACGCCGAGGCCAAGCAGGTCATCATCGGCCTCGCCAATCAGATCGCCGGCGTGCGCGGCATCGATGCCGGCGGCCCCTCCCAGAGCCGCTACGTCGAAATGCTCACCGCGCTCCTCATCAACCTGAACCGGAAGCACAAAACCCAGACCAGCATCCGGATCGTGGGAATCTGACGATGCCGTTCACCGAGCGCTCTGGCGCCCGCATCTGGTACGAAACCCGCGGCTCCGGCGACCCGCTCGTCATGGTCTACGGTATCGGCGGCCACTCCGGCGACTGGTGGGATGTCTTCCCGGCGCTCCTCGAACCGCACTACCGCCTCGTCCTCCTCGACAATCGCGGGACCGGCCGGTCCGAGAAGCCGTCCGCGCCCTGGACCATGTCCGACATGACCGCCGACGTCATGGCCGTCGCCGATGACCTCGGCCTCGAGCGGTTCCACCTGCTCGGCTGCTCGCTCGGCAGCATCATCGTGCGCCACGTGGTCCGCGAGTACGGGCCGGCGCGTATCCGTTCGCTCAGCCTCCTCTGCCCCCCGAACGGCATCCCCGCAACCGAGGAGGACCTCCGGACGGCGCTCTTCTGGGACCCCGCCAGGCCGCTCATCGAGTCCGCCCGTGCCAGCTGGCCGATCATCCATCCGCCGGAATGGATCGCCCGCAATGAGGATGAGCTGATCGACCGGTTCAACCGCACGATGGCCAACCCGACGCCGGCCCGGACGTTCCAGTTCCAGCTCCAGGCCGCCCAGGCTGCGCCGGACCCCAATCCCGCCGTTGCTGCTGCGACTTTCCCGGTCCTCATCCTCCACGGCACGATCGACCGGCTCGTGCCGCCGGCCAACGCCGAACTTCTCGCCCGGCAGATTCCCCGCGCCCGCCTTGAATGGCTCGAGGGCGACAGCCATAACTTCTGGGCGCACGACCCCGAGCGCTCGGCAGCCGTGCTGCTCGACTTCCTCGCGTCCGTCTGACCTGCCGCCCGGAGGTGGAACCGTGAGTTCGATTGAAATCTTCGGCATCCCCGGCCTCCCGGAAATTGTGCCCGGGACCGACCTCGCCGCCGTCATTTTCGACGCCGCCGCTGCCGCGGGCCGGCCCCTCGCCAGCGGCGATATCCTCGTCGTGACGTCGAAAATCGTCTCCAAGGCCGAGGGCCGGGTCGTCGACCTCGCTACCGTTGACGTTTCACCCTTCGCTCGGCAGTACGCCGAGCGCTGGGAGAAAGACCCCGCTGTGGTGGAGCTGGTCCTCCGCGAGGCCCGCCGGGTGGTGCGGCAGGTCGGCCCCGTGCTGATCACCGAAACGCGCCACGGATTTGTCTGCGCCAATTCCGGGGTCGACCAGTCCTCCTCCGGCGGTCACGGCCGGGCCGTCCTCCTGCCCGAAGACCCCGACGCCAGCGCGCGCCGCATCCGCGGCGGCCTTCGCGAGCGGGGCATCGATGTGGCCGTCATCATCTCCGATACCTTCGGGCG
It encodes:
- the npdG gene encoding NADPH-dependent F420 reductase, giving the protein MKLAFVGGTGPEGLGLAMRFARAGHEVAIGSRSAERGEEAAAKVREAVPGAAAAGGDNASVVRDADVVFLTFPYSGQAATLEALAGALAGKIVCNVVAPLEFRQGVGAVALDVPGGSALQEAIAQLPESRVVSAFQNLSAEELQHLDHPIEADVLVCGKDAEAKQVIIGLANQIAGVRGIDAGGPSQSRYVEMLTALLINLNRKHKTQTSIRIVGI
- a CDS encoding alpha/beta fold hydrolase encodes the protein MPFTERSGARIWYETRGSGDPLVMVYGIGGHSGDWWDVFPALLEPHYRLVLLDNRGTGRSEKPSAPWTMSDMTADVMAVADDLGLERFHLLGCSLGSIIVRHVVREYGPARIRSLSLLCPPNGIPATEEDLRTALFWDPARPLIESARASWPIIHPPEWIARNEDELIDRFNRTMANPTPARTFQFQLQAAQAAPDPNPAVAAATFPVLILHGTIDRLVPPANAELLARQIPRARLEWLEGDSHNFWAHDPERSAAVLLDFLASV
- the ftsH gene encoding ATP-dependent zinc metalloprotease FtsH; translation: MYSRWIRNSFFWLLVIVAVIAIFFAFFANGSDHQSVEFGQVITDAERGRIEKIEVDGRTLTVTYIRQANEETGKVVTAKAGPNTNIEDILTQRGVALSRAPGTAEGVPAVNLEYKDSSGFGPFLGLLLNILPFLLFGLFLLLIMRQAQGSNSQAMSFGKSRARLFTGSKVTVTFADVAGVDEAKEELAEVVEFLKYPEKFAALGARIPKGVLLVGPPGTGKTLLSRAVAGEAGVPFFSISGSEFVEMFVGVGASRVRDLFDQAKKNAPCIVFIDEIDAVGRQRGAGLGGSHDEREQTLNQILVEMDGFDTGTNVIVIAATNRPDILDPALLRPGRFDRKVVLDAPDIKGREAILNVHMKGKPIADDVDVAVLAKATSGFSGADLANLVNEAAILAARRNKKIITMKEFLEAIDRVILGPERKSKVMSDLEKKVTAYHEGGHVIVAHFLKHHDPVYKVTIVSRGMSGGHTRFLGEDTSYHTPSMFKDRMASALGGLAAEEIVFGEASTGPSSDIQQVTRIARSMVTRWGMSKKLGPRTFGKTEELIFLGREISETRDYSEKIAEEIDEEVRELIDEAHATATKILLEHRKLLDKLASVLIEVETLEGEQLVRLLNSDPDEPWPPPDLAEPKPEAAAKPTAEEAPRRPIFEPKPATGLAWESGNQSRTDGG
- the cofE gene encoding coenzyme F420-0:L-glutamate ligase; this encodes MSSIEIFGIPGLPEIVPGTDLAAVIFDAAAAAGRPLASGDILVVTSKIVSKAEGRVVDLATVDVSPFARQYAERWEKDPAVVELVLREARRVVRQVGPVLITETRHGFVCANSGVDQSSSGGHGRAVLLPEDPDASARRIRGGLRERGIDVAVIISDTFGRPWREGQTDVAIGIAGMHPITSYIGQVDPHGHEFRVQALCTADEIAGAAELVKGNLSRVPAAVVRGLPWERDDQATMQLIIRESERDLFR